The nucleotide window GCAGCACCCAAACTAAGCGCAGCTACACCGGTTCTGGTTCTATCAAAAGTTTTCATCGCCACCAAGAAACCGCGACCTTCTTTGCCTAATCTATTCTCTACCGGAACTTCAACATCGTTATATTTAATTTCGTTTTGCACGGAAGCATTCTGACCCATTTTTTTCATTTTACTCACGATTTCTACCCCAGGAAGATCGGTAGGAACGATAAAAGGCGTAAGGCTTCTGGCACCTTTTTCCGGATTCGTGAGGGCAAATACAGTATGAAATGCTGCAACTTCACCATTTGTGATAAAGCGTTTATGACCGTTCAAAATATATTTATCACCCTTTAGAATAGCAGTAGATTTGATTCCTGCAACATCGGATCCGGCATTTGGTTCAGTAAGGCAGTAGGCAGCAACAGCTTGTTGTTCTTTTATCAAACCGAAATATTTTTTTTGCTGTTCGTCTGTTCCGCTAAGAAGTAAAGGAGTAAGAGCTAGTGTATTTGCATCGATGCAAATGCCTATTCCTACACATGCTGCACCGAGTTCTTCGGAAGTTATAGCGCTTTCAAAAATTCCATATCCATTTCCACCCCATTCTACCGGAACGGGACCATTCATCATTCCTTCTTTATAGGCTTGTTTTACAATATCCCAGGGAAATTCACAAGACTCATCATACTTCATTCTGTTGGGTCGAATTAATCTATTTGCGAAATCACGGTATTTTTCCCGTATCTCCATCTGCTTATTGGTCAATGAAAAATCAATCATTAAATCCTCCGTTTTTTTTAAATTTGTTTCTATTCATTTTTTAAAAGTATTTGTGTCAAACAAAAAAAACAAGCACGCATCCCCCGAAAAATTTGGGAAGGTATAAACCTAATTTATTGTAATAAATGAAATTTTTGCTAGTTTACCCGTCCAAAACCTTATCCAGCAAAGAATCTTGATACCAGAAATATATCGGACAACTGTTTCAACCGTTTGCACAAATAATAAGCCATTGAAATGGTTACTATAAAAGGCTTTGTTTGCTTTTCACATGACTAACCCAGTGAAATTGAATTGATTTCACAGGTTAAAAATTCATGGGCTTGAAAAAAATGAAATTATTGTGTTTTTTTTTGTTGCTTACTGAAAAATAAATATTTTTCGGGGGATGCGTGAAAAGATAAGAAACATGTTTCAAACATTTAGAACCGCTTGAAATTGATTTAAACATGAAAAGCTGAAAATCGAATTTTCATTATTTACCCCTCTGCCTTTGGCATCTCCCCTCAAACAGAGGGAGAAATTTCGGAAAACCCCGACGCAAGCGTCGAGGAGTTCTATTGATTAAATGAATGGTTATCAGCTTGCTTTGGAAACAGCAAATGAGATTTTTCCTGTTCAAAATTAAAATTGAATTATTTTCAATATTACTAATTTCTGTTACTCAATTGAACTTGATATGATTAACAAATCACTTGACGATTTGACGCTGAAAAAATGCATATCATTCTTAAAAATGATATTATTATGAGGATTAATTAATGGTAAAAGATCATAACAAAATCAAAAAATATAAGCCCAAAAACCATATCAGAATGGTTACTGCATCTTCACTATTTGACGGCCATGATGCTACTATAAACATAATGAGAAGAATCATCCAGTCAACTGGTGCAGAAGTGATCCATCTAGGACATAACAGATCAGTTCAAGAAATAGTAGATTGTGCTGTTTGTGAAGATGTACAGGCTATTGCGATCACATCCTATCAGGGTGGTCATATTGAATTTTTCAAGCACATGCTGGATCTTCTCAGGAAGAAAGATTGCGCTCATATAAAAGTTTTTGGCGGTGGTGGTGGAGTAATTCTTGCCGATGAAATAAAAGAGCTTCATGAGTATGGCGTTTCACGAATTTATTCACCTGACGATGGAAGAGTCATGGGACTTCAGGGTATGATCAATGATATGCTCGAAGCTGTCGATTTTCCTACCGGAAAAAACAACAAAACCACAATAAAGGGATTAACATCTACAAAAGATAAAATCAATAATATTGCCAGGCTCATTTCAGCTGCCGAAAATTATCCGGAAGAAGTAAAAGACATTTTAGCTGAAGTCACCTCTGTTGCAAAAGATCAATCAGCACCTGTAGTTGGCATAACCGGAACCGGTGGCTCAGGTAAATCATCCTTGGTTGATGAAATAGTAAGAAGATATTTAGCTGATTCTGCAGATAAAACGATTGCGATAATCTCAGTTGATCCTTCTAAAAGAAGAACCGGAGGTGCACTGCTGGGTGATAGAATACGCATGAATTCTATCAATAACTCTCGGATCTATATGAGATCGCTGGCTACTCGACAATCAAATCTGGCTTTATCAAAATATGTAAGTGATGCTGTGAATATTGTGAAAACAGCAGGTTATGATCTTATTATTCTGGAAACCTCGGGTATCGGTCAATCCGATACAGAGATTGTTGATCACTGCAACGTTTCGATGTACGTGATGACTCCTGATTATGGCGCTGCAACCCAATTGGAAAAAATCGATATGCTGGATTTCTCCGATATAATTGCCTTGAATAAATTCGATAAAAGAGGATCGCTCGATGCTTTAGCAGACGTAAAAAAACAGTATCAGAGAAATCATGGTCTCTGGGATGATGATCTTAATAGTATGCCTGTTTATGGAACAATTGCTTCACATTTTAACGATCCTGGTGTGAACAAATTTTATCATGCCCTAATGGACAAAGTAAAAGAAAAAACAGGTATAGATTTTTCTTCTACAATCGAGCATCCAGATGAAATAAGTGAAAAGATCTTCATAATTCCTCCCAATAGAACTCGATATTTGTCTGAGATCAGCGAAACTGTTAGAAATTATAATACATGGGTGGAAGAACAAAGTGAAATAGCGCAAAAACTCTACAATCTGAAGTGTTCCCAGGAAATTCTTGATGAAGAAAACCCGAAAGAAGCTCTGAAACAAAAATATGAGGAAATCGAACTGGAATTGGATGGTTACAATAAGAAGATCATTGATGACTGGGAAGATAAGAAAAAGGTTTATGAGGATGATTATTACTTCTTCAAAGTTCGAGATAAAGAGATCAAAATTGCAACTAAAACCGAGAGTTTATCTCATTTGCAGATTCCCAAGATTTCTCTGCCATCCTATAAAGCCTGGGGAGATATCCTGAGATGGAATTTAAAAGAAAATGTTCCTGGTGAATTTCCTTATGCTGCCGGAGTTTTCCCTTTCAAACGAGAGGGTGAAGACCCTACCCGAATGTTTGCTGGAGAAGGTGGACCGGAAAGAACTAACAAAAGATTTCATTATGTTTCACTGGGATTGCCAGCCAAGAGACTTTCTACTGCTTTTGACTCTGTAACTCTATACGGAGAAGATGCAGACCGAAGACCGGATATATATGGAAAAATCGGCAATAGCGGTGTTTCAATATCCTGTCTTGATGATCTGAAAAAACTTTATTCCGGATTCAATTTAGCTGATCCCAAAACATCTGTTTCGATGACCATTAATGGCCCGGCTCCCATGATGGTCGGATACTACTTCAATGCCGCTATAGATCAGCAATGTGAAATCTATATTAAAGAAAACCATCTGGAAGACGAAGTAGAGAAGAAAATTGCAGCAATCTATAAAAAGAAAGGTACAAAGCGTCCAGAGTACCAAGGAGAGCTACCTGATGGGAATGATGGCTTGGGATTAATGCTGCTGGGAGTTACAGGAGATCAGGTTTTACCGGAAGATGTTTATGAAAAGATCAAAACTGATACGCTTTGCAGAATTCGCGGTACAGTTCAAGCTGATATTCTGAAGGAAGATCAAGCCCAGAATACCTGCATTTTCTCAACGGATTTTTCATTGAAGCTAATGGGTGATATTCAGGAATATTTCATTCAACACAATATTAGAAATTATTATTCGGTTTCCATCTCCGGGTATCACATAGCAGAAGCAGGAGCAAATCCTATTACACAGCTTGCGCTCACTCTTGCCAATGGATTTACATATGTAGAATATTACGTTTCAAGAGGAATGGATATCAATAAATTTGCCCCTCATCTATCCTTCTTTTTCTCCAATGGTCTTGATCCTGAATATTCTGTTCTGGGCAGAGTTGCCAGACTAATCTGGGCTAAAGCTATGAAATTGAAGTATAAGGCAAATGAACGTTCTCAAAAGCTGAAATATCACATTCAAACTTCAGGAAGATCACTGCATGCCCAGGAGATAGATTTTAATGATATTCGAACTACTCTGCAGGCACTTTACGCAATTTATGACAACTGCAACTCTTTGCACACAAATGCTTATGATGAAGCGATCACAACTCCCACCGAGGAATCAGTGCGAAGAGCGATGGCAATTCAGATGATCATCAATCACGAGCTTGGTCTGGCAAAAAATCAGAATCCTCTGCAAGGCGCATTCATTATAGAAGAACTTACTGATCTGGTAGAAGAAGCTGTAATGGCCGAGTTTGATCGATTGACAGAAAGAGGTGGAGTTTTGGGAGCGATGGAGACGATGTATCAAAGAAGCAAGATACAAGAAGAATCGCTTTACTACGAAACTATGAAAAATACAGGACAACTGCCGATCATGGGTGTAAACACATTCCTTTCATCCAAAGGTTCTCCCACAGTTTTACCTGGAGAAGTAATCCGTGCTACCACGGAAGAAAAAGAGTATCAGATCATTATGCTGAAGGAGCTTCACAAAACTCAGGAAAAAAAAGTAGAAGTTGCTTTGAATAATTTGAAGGAATGTGCTTCCAGTAATAGAAATGTCTTTGAAATGATGATGGAAGCTACGAAAGTCTGCTCGATCGGGCAGATAACTCACTCCCTATTTGAGGTGGGTGGCCAGTATAGAAGAAATATGTAACAATATTTTAAAATAAATTATTGAGGCAGGAAGATGGATTATAAAATACTGAAATTAGCTGTTGAAAATAGTATTGGTGTTATCACAATATCAAGACCGGAAGCTTTGAATGCACTCAACACAGATTTCTTTAAAGAAATGGATTCACTGTTGGATGATATTGCAGGGAACAATGAAATAAGTGTAGTTATAATTACTGGAGAAGGTAAAGCTTTTGCAGCTGGAGCAGATATTGCCGAAATGTGCGATAAAACACAGCAGGAAGGCTATGACTTTTCCAAATTTGGACAAGCAGTTTTTGATAAAATAGAAAAGCTGTCTAAGCCTGTTATTGCAGCAGTTAACGGTTTTGCTCTCGGTGGTGGATGTGAACTGGCGATGTCCTGTGATTTTAGAATTGCCAGCAGTAAAGCCAAATTCGGTCAACCTGAAGTAAACTTGGGTTTAACTCCCGGATTTGCCGGAACCCAAAGATTATCTCGCCTGGTTGGTTTAGCAGATGCTTTGTACTTACTATATACTGCTGATATGATAAATGCTGATGAGGCTTACAGACTGAAACTTGTGCAAAAGGTTGTAGAACCTGAGCAGCTTATGGAAGAAGCTCTGTCAATTGCTCGCAAAATTGCTTCCAAAGGTCCGGAAGCAATAAAACACATTAAAAAATCAACTCGGAATGGTTTCAATACAGATTTTGCTTCAGGGTGTGAAATCGAAGCAAAAGCTTTTTCTTCACTTTTTGAAAAAGAAGGTGCAGAAGGAATGAAAGCGTTTTTAGAGAAACGTAAACCTAAATGGTAAATAATACTAATAAATATTAACATAGAAAAAAATATACAGGAGAACATAAATAATTATGAATTATGCTGAAAGATTACAAAATGTAACCGTTCTGGGAGCTGCCGGCAAAATGGGAAGTGGCATCTTGCTGCTTACAGCCATTGAAATGGTGGATAGTAGTTTTCTTCCTGAAAACAAGGACAAAAGATTTGTTCTGAATGCGATGGATATTTCCGATGAAGCTTTATCGGGATTGATGAAATATCTGAAAGTTCAGGTAACAAAAATTGCTGAAAAGAAAATGGTATTATTGAGGAAAATGTACAAAGATCGAAAGGATCTGATTGAAAATGGCCAAATTATCGATGAATATGTATTTGATGTGATGAATATTGTACGTCCGGTTACTACTTTAGAATCTGCTTATAAATCCAATCTTATCTTCGAAGCAGTTGCAGAAAATGCAGATCTTAAGATCAAAATTTTCAAAGAGATCGACGAAAACAATCCTAACAAGCCCTGGTTTTTTACCAATACTTCTTCAGTTCCAATTACAAAATTAGAAAATGAAGCAAATTTAAAAGGACGCATTTTAGGATTCCATTTCTACAATCCGCCAGCAGTGCAAAAACTTGTAGAACTTATTCTCACGAAAAATACAGATAAAGAAACCGAAGAATTCGCTTTAATTTATGCCAAGAAACTTAAGAAGAAGATAGTGTATTCCAATGATTTCGCTGGATTTATCGGTAATGGTCACTTCATGCGTGATGCTCTTTATGGCATCAACAAAGCTCTGGAACTTGCAAAAAATGAAAACATCTCAATTGCTGAAGCAATATACATTGTTGATAAGATCAGTAGAGATTTTCTGATTCGTCCTATGGGAATATTTCAATTGATCGATTATGTTGGAATTGATGTCTGCAGTTTTATAATGGATGTGATGAATCCTTATCTGGATGATGAAGATTTGTACAGTCCTGAACTTCATAAAATGCTGGAACTGGGTGTGAAAGGTGGACAACTCTCCAGTGGAGCTCAAAAAGATGGTTTCCTGAAATATGATGGCGGAAAACCGGTTGCAGCTTATGATTTTGAAGCAAAGAAATATGTGGATTATGCAGATATTCAAGCTAAATGCGATGAAAAAATCGGTGCAGCTCCAGCTACTCAAAAACCCTGGAAAGCTGTTAATTTCAATAAACAGAAATCTGATATTCTGACAGAATATTTCCGTGAATTGAATGCAACTGATTCTTTTGGCTGTAAACTTGCAATCGATTATTTGCATAATTCCAAACAAATTGGTAAGAAGCTTGTCAGTATGAATATTGCTAAAACTGATGAAGATGTGAACACTGTTCTTTTGACAGGTTTTTATCATGCCTACGGACCCATAAATAACTATTGAGAGAGGATGATATCATGAAAAAATTACGAAGAAAAGTATATATGGCTGCAGGCTATAACACGATTTCTCTTGGAACCGGTAGAAAAGAATTTCATCCCAAAAAGCCCCGTCCGGGTTTGGAACATTATCTTAAAGAAGCTGGAAAAGCAACACTCGAAATGATCGGTGGTGCACAGAACGTAGATGAAAGTGTGGTTGGAAATTTCATGGCAGCCCGTTTTAATAAACAGGGACACCTGGCTGCTTTTGCACCTATGATCGATGAAGGTCTTCGCTACAAACCTTCTGTTCGTGTAGAAGGTGCTTGTGCTTCGGGTGGATTGGCTTTGGCAACTGGGATCAAATCAATTTTAGCTGAAACTGCTGAAGTTGTATTATGCCTTGGTGTGGAAGTTCAGAATACTATGAAAGCAATTTATGGTGCAGACGTTCTGGCTGGAGCTGGCTGGTTCGGAAAAAGAAAGGACGGACACGCCTATTTCTTCCCCGGACAATTTAGTAACAGAGCAGGAGCTTATTACGACAAATATGGTTTTGATTATGCCAGAAAAGGCATGGCAACCTGGTATAAAAATGCAATTGAGAATGCCAGACTTTCTCCAACTGCTCAGGAATATCATAATACAACTGATGATTTGATGGCAGTAGGACTTACAAAACCAAACGGAAAAAATTTTGTAGATCATCTGAGCGTTTACGATTGTTCTAAAGTGTCTGATAGTGCCAGTGCGATTGCTATTCTTTCGGAAGAAGGCTTGCAACGCTGCGGGATTAATAAAGAAGATGCAGTTGAAATTATGGGCTACGGCCAATGTGAAGAAGATCTTACAGAGGAACCCGGAAATATGACAGAAGTGAGTACGATCAAACACACAGTTCATCAAGCTATGGAAAATGCAGGTATCACTAAAAGTGATCTTGCAACAGTTGAATTGCACGACTGTTTCTCTATTGCTGGTATTTTGGGAATAGAAGCTCTTGGTTTTGCTGAACCGGGAAAAGGTGCAGGTTTTGTAGCTGATGGAAATACTGCCAGAGATGGTATTATTCCTACAAACACAACTGGTGGCTTGGTAGGTTGGGGTCATCCAACAGGGGCAACCGGAGTTCATCAAGCGGTTACTATTTGGGAACAGCTTACCGGCAAAGCTGGTGCTGCACAGATCAAAATAAAAGAAGAAAAACCTTACGGCATGACGATAAATATGGGTGGAGACGATAAAACTGTTGTTTCTATAGTTTATAAAAGACCATAATCTAAGGTGTTAGATGAATATACTACGAAAGCGGTGCAGATTTGTACCGCTTTTGTTTTGACCCTATCCCGCTTGCATTTTCGGAGGTACGCTATAAAGAATTTGGTATAAGAAGAGCATGAGGATATTATAAATAAGTGGTTCTAAAGTTAGAACCTGGAAACTATATAAATTGAAGGAGAATTATGATGAACAATAAAATTACAAAATTATTTAATATAAAATATCCAATAATCCAGGGTGGCATGATCTGGTGCAGTGGAGCGAAATTAGCAGCTGCTGTCAGCAATGCCGGCGGATTAGGTTTGATCGGAGCCGGATCGATGTTCCCTGATGTTTTACGGGATCACATCAGGAAATGCAAAACCCTTACCGATAAACCTTTTGGAGTGAATCTGCCGCTTTTGATGGGAGATGCGGAAGAAAAGATCAACATCATTTTATCTGAAGGTGTGAAGATCATTTTTACTTCAGCCGGCAACCCGAAAACGTGGACTTCGTATTTGAAAGAAAAAGGCATGATCATGGTTCATATTGTTCCCGGAACAAAATACGGCATCAAAAGTGAAGCCGCCGGTGTGGATGCTATCGTCGCAGAGGGTTTCGAAGCAGGTGGGCATAACGGCAGAGAAGAAACAACTACCATGTGTCTGATCCCGAAAATTACGGAAGAAGTAAGTATTCCGGTAATTGCTGCAGGTGGAATTGGCAGCGGTAAAGCAATGGCTGCGGCTTTTGCCCTGGGAGCAGATGCAGTTCAGATCGGTTCTCTTTTTGCAGCATGCAGAGAATCATCCGCACACGATAATTTCAAACAAAAGATATTCGAAGCTAAAGAAGGTGAAACGCTTTTGATGCTGAAAAAACTGGCTCCGGTTCGACTTCTGAGTAACGATTTTGCTTTTGAAGTTTATAAACAGGAGTCCACAGGTGCTTCCAAAGATGAACTCAATGAACTTCTGGGAAAAACCAGAGCTAAAAGAGGAATGTTCGATGGAGATATGCAGGAAGGTGAGCTTGAAATCGGGCAAGTTTCATCAATGATAGATAGGCTAAAATCTGCTGGAGAAATTGTTGAAGAGATTTGGTTTGAATATAAGAAAGTATTGAAGAAAATTTCGCTGTAGAGTAAAACCTAACTATATAATGTAGTTTAATTTGCTATACTCTCCATTTTATATCGATAATGTTCAAATTTCGAATTTCCAGGCACAATAAAATTCTTTAGGGTGACGATCGGGAGGACAAGCAATACAGGTGGTTTTTATTCTTGGATCAATAGTTTTTGCAAACTCACTGTATTCTACAATTCCAACGCTTTTGCACGGAAAGTCTGGAAGTCCTTTCTTTGATCGAGCATATTGTACTCTGCATCTATTCATTTTAAAAACAAAAGAGTTCTCCGATTCTTCTGAAATACTCTGAATATTCAATCTGCTATATAATCTAAAAGATAGAGCTTTTTTTAATCCCCTTAAACCACTGTTTTCCGGAATATTATGTCGTGCCATAATTCGCTTTGCTTCAATCCGTGTAAATATTCTCCAAGCTTCTGTATCCAATTCAATTGCTTTTTCAAGTCCATAATTTTTTTCTACCTGTTGAAACCACAGACCATCATGAGCTAACCAATTCTTTGCAAAATCATCCAGCATTCCGATCAGTTGCTCCTTCGACATTTTCCTTAAATCCATAATTTTCCTCCATTTATTTTTCTCTTATATCTTCTGCATAATTAATTTCTTATACCGACCTGTTAGTTATTCTCAGCTAGAATATGTCAAACATTTTTCTTGCTAAAGAAAGTCTTAGAAACAAATTTGCAATTGAAAAGAAGATAAAGTAAATTAATTAAGAAAAATTGGAGAAAAAAAATGAA belongs to Candidatus Cloacimonadota bacterium and includes:
- a CDS encoding acyl-CoA dehydrogenase family protein, which encodes MIDFSLTNKQMEIREKYRDFANRLIRPNRMKYDESCEFPWDIVKQAYKEGMMNGPVPVEWGGNGYGIFESAITSEELGAACVGIGICIDANTLALTPLLLSGTDEQQKKYFGLIKEQQAVAAYCLTEPNAGSDVAGIKSTAILKGDKYILNGHKRFITNGEVAAFHTVFALTNPEKGARSLTPFIVPTDLPGVEIVSKMKKMGQNASVQNEIKYNDVEVPVENRLGKEGRGFLVAMKTFDRTRTGVAALSLGAAREAYEISREWAKDRIQFGKPIAANQAVGFMLADMATEIEAARMLTWRAAWAYDNGQKDLSILSAMSKMYASDVAMKVSTNAVQVMAGDGYSKDYPVEKIMRDVKLCQIYEGTNQVQRIVISKGILK
- a CDS encoding methylmalonyl-CoA mutase family protein; this encodes MVKDHNKIKKYKPKNHIRMVTASSLFDGHDATINIMRRIIQSTGAEVIHLGHNRSVQEIVDCAVCEDVQAIAITSYQGGHIEFFKHMLDLLRKKDCAHIKVFGGGGGVILADEIKELHEYGVSRIYSPDDGRVMGLQGMINDMLEAVDFPTGKNNKTTIKGLTSTKDKINNIARLISAAENYPEEVKDILAEVTSVAKDQSAPVVGITGTGGSGKSSLVDEIVRRYLADSADKTIAIISVDPSKRRTGGALLGDRIRMNSINNSRIYMRSLATRQSNLALSKYVSDAVNIVKTAGYDLIILETSGIGQSDTEIVDHCNVSMYVMTPDYGAATQLEKIDMLDFSDIIALNKFDKRGSLDALADVKKQYQRNHGLWDDDLNSMPVYGTIASHFNDPGVNKFYHALMDKVKEKTGIDFSSTIEHPDEISEKIFIIPPNRTRYLSEISETVRNYNTWVEEQSEIAQKLYNLKCSQEILDEENPKEALKQKYEEIELELDGYNKKIIDDWEDKKKVYEDDYYFFKVRDKEIKIATKTESLSHLQIPKISLPSYKAWGDILRWNLKENVPGEFPYAAGVFPFKREGEDPTRMFAGEGGPERTNKRFHYVSLGLPAKRLSTAFDSVTLYGEDADRRPDIYGKIGNSGVSISCLDDLKKLYSGFNLADPKTSVSMTINGPAPMMVGYYFNAAIDQQCEIYIKENHLEDEVEKKIAAIYKKKGTKRPEYQGELPDGNDGLGLMLLGVTGDQVLPEDVYEKIKTDTLCRIRGTVQADILKEDQAQNTCIFSTDFSLKLMGDIQEYFIQHNIRNYYSVSISGYHIAEAGANPITQLALTLANGFTYVEYYVSRGMDINKFAPHLSFFFSNGLDPEYSVLGRVARLIWAKAMKLKYKANERSQKLKYHIQTSGRSLHAQEIDFNDIRTTLQALYAIYDNCNSLHTNAYDEAITTPTEESVRRAMAIQMIINHELGLAKNQNPLQGAFIIEELTDLVEEAVMAEFDRLTERGGVLGAMETMYQRSKIQEESLYYETMKNTGQLPIMGVNTFLSSKGSPTVLPGEVIRATTEEKEYQIIMLKELHKTQEKKVEVALNNLKECASSNRNVFEMMMEATKVCSIGQITHSLFEVGGQYRRNM
- a CDS encoding enoyl-CoA hydratase/isomerase family protein, which produces MDYKILKLAVENSIGVITISRPEALNALNTDFFKEMDSLLDDIAGNNEISVVIITGEGKAFAAGADIAEMCDKTQQEGYDFSKFGQAVFDKIEKLSKPVIAAVNGFALGGGCELAMSCDFRIASSKAKFGQPEVNLGLTPGFAGTQRLSRLVGLADALYLLYTADMINADEAYRLKLVQKVVEPEQLMEEALSIARKIASKGPEAIKHIKKSTRNGFNTDFASGCEIEAKAFSSLFEKEGAEGMKAFLEKRKPKW
- a CDS encoding 3-hydroxyacyl-CoA dehydrogenase family protein, translating into MNYAERLQNVTVLGAAGKMGSGILLLTAIEMVDSSFLPENKDKRFVLNAMDISDEALSGLMKYLKVQVTKIAEKKMVLLRKMYKDRKDLIENGQIIDEYVFDVMNIVRPVTTLESAYKSNLIFEAVAENADLKIKIFKEIDENNPNKPWFFTNTSSVPITKLENEANLKGRILGFHFYNPPAVQKLVELILTKNTDKETEEFALIYAKKLKKKIVYSNDFAGFIGNGHFMRDALYGINKALELAKNENISIAEAIYIVDKISRDFLIRPMGIFQLIDYVGIDVCSFIMDVMNPYLDDEDLYSPELHKMLELGVKGGQLSSGAQKDGFLKYDGGKPVAAYDFEAKKYVDYADIQAKCDEKIGAAPATQKPWKAVNFNKQKSDILTEYFRELNATDSFGCKLAIDYLHNSKQIGKKLVSMNIAKTDEDVNTVLLTGFYHAYGPINNY
- a CDS encoding 3-ketoacyl-CoA thiolase — protein: MKKLRRKVYMAAGYNTISLGTGRKEFHPKKPRPGLEHYLKEAGKATLEMIGGAQNVDESVVGNFMAARFNKQGHLAAFAPMIDEGLRYKPSVRVEGACASGGLALATGIKSILAETAEVVLCLGVEVQNTMKAIYGADVLAGAGWFGKRKDGHAYFFPGQFSNRAGAYYDKYGFDYARKGMATWYKNAIENARLSPTAQEYHNTTDDLMAVGLTKPNGKNFVDHLSVYDCSKVSDSASAIAILSEEGLQRCGINKEDAVEIMGYGQCEEDLTEEPGNMTEVSTIKHTVHQAMENAGITKSDLATVELHDCFSIAGILGIEALGFAEPGKGAGFVADGNTARDGIIPTNTTGGLVGWGHPTGATGVHQAVTIWEQLTGKAGAAQIKIKEEKPYGMTINMGGDDKTVVSIVYKRP
- a CDS encoding nitronate monooxygenase — encoded protein: MNNKITKLFNIKYPIIQGGMIWCSGAKLAAAVSNAGGLGLIGAGSMFPDVLRDHIRKCKTLTDKPFGVNLPLLMGDAEEKINIILSEGVKIIFTSAGNPKTWTSYLKEKGMIMVHIVPGTKYGIKSEAAGVDAIVAEGFEAGGHNGREETTTMCLIPKITEEVSIPVIAAGGIGSGKAMAAAFALGADAVQIGSLFAACRESSAHDNFKQKIFEAKEGETLLMLKKLAPVRLLSNDFAFEVYKQESTGASKDELNELLGKTRAKRGMFDGDMQEGELEIGQVSSMIDRLKSAGEIVEEIWFEYKKVLKKISL
- a CDS encoding DUF6125 family protein; translation: MDLRKMSKEQLIGMLDDFAKNWLAHDGLWFQQVEKNYGLEKAIELDTEAWRIFTRIEAKRIMARHNIPENSGLRGLKKALSFRLYSRLNIQSISEESENSFVFKMNRCRVQYARSKKGLPDFPCKSVGIVEYSEFAKTIDPRIKTTCIACPPDRHPKEFYCAWKFEI